A window of Salvia splendens isolate huo1 chromosome 8, SspV2, whole genome shotgun sequence genomic DNA:
TGATTATGTAGGAATATATCTTGATAGTGCATTTCATTTTGGGTAATTCATTACACAAGCCTTCAATAACCGGCAGAAGTGAAACGTTTTTTGAACATTTTGAGAGCTGAAATTTTGTTTAACCAGGTGTTCTGGATTAAAACTTCACCTAATTAACTTTGTAAACAGGAATAAAAGAGGCATTATTAAGAAAAAGCAAGTCTTTGTCTTGATGGTAGAATGTGCATCACTTTTCATTGTAACAAGATTATGCTTACTAAATTGAACTGGTGAAAAGCACGGAATATGCATCATTTTGGAATTGATTTGGTATCACCTATGTCATGCATATGACGAATTAGCCTTGGAGTAATTGCATGATTGTTGGTTGCGGGTGGATATTCCTCATCCATATTATTTAGGAAGCGAAAACCACTTTTTCATGAATGTGGGAATGATGGGCGTTTGGATTCTTTTTCTTAAGATTATTTGTAAATTTACATGTAGTAACCCTGCTGTAGGCTAGTTGTACACTTGAAGCTGGGGTTAAGATTTATTCAATGAGAGTAGATTCTGTACATTCTGAGGCATATAAAGTTCTTGGAGGAATTAATCGAGTTGGGCTAGAAGATGAAAAAGGTCAGGTTTCACATACCTTCATGATTGGTTTGTTATTTATCTATGAATTTTTGTCCTCTTTCAGGTTTTACTACAGTTTATGGGTGACATGTAGTAGAAAACAACATTTGATACCAAATTTGCATCATTTGGTATATTCTGATTGTGTatgtttcctaatatttattcATACAGATGGTGCTGTTGAGGATGGCAATGTCACTGCTGGAAAAGGGGAAGATGATGAGAAGAAAGAGCAAGGGAGAAAGGTTAAGTGTCTGTCTTGTATTTTATACTCCTGCAAAGACAGTCCATTTTCCTTTCCTCACCTATTAAGAAATGTATTTAAAGTATTTTTGAAAGGTTTAAGTGGCAAAAACTTTCCAGACTACACAATTACCTACTAATCGAAAAGAAAATTTTCAACTTCAATTATCATTAAGTAGGGCTATATTTAAAGACTATTTAATGTACCATTAATAAGAAATGGACTATGATTCTGTAATACAGATGAAAAAGGGAATATAAGTATttagtactacctccgtcccgcattaactgtctcatttacttttctacacttgttttgtaaaaatgataataaatagttacagtgaaaaaatagtaaagtaagagaaagaatattGTAAAGAAGACTCTTCCCTaccttattctctctcttatatTACTATTTCTcgattttaactatttattatcatttttataaaaagagTGCAGAAAAACAAATGTGACAGTTAATGCGGGACggagttagtatttgatcaaaTATGTTGTAAATTTAGTAACCTGTGtagttgatatttaaatgtcaatgCAGTTGTCACCTTTGTCAACACTGGAGCCATCTTTTGCCTCCATAAATGTAAAGAAATTTGATGGTAAGTTGTATCTCGTGGCATGGTATCTAATAAACTATCAAATATTAATATCTGGTGCTATTACTATCTCTTTTTTGAATGGTATTTGGCGTGTGTTAGTTGCATTTGCGGTGGATCCTCTCTACCACCAAACATCAGCACAATTCGATGAAGGTGGAGCAAAGGGTCTGTTGCTGAACAATCTTGGAGTTTATGGTAACTGCCAGGTCCTTTTTGATTCATTGGAAGTACCTGGAAAGTGTTCATCTCCCGTGGCTCGAGATGCGGGTGCTGAGATAATTGATTTGTCTTTTGCTAGTGGTAGGTAATACTGCAGTCTGGTCATTCCTGCAAGGATATATTTGACCTTTTGTGTTTCTTTGAATGCAAATGATTGGTTTGAACTTGATGCTTGTTGATTAtgttattttgaatttgttcaGAATGCATTGAGCAGATGGTGTCGGATATGCTCAAGAGTTCTGAAATATCTCCCAGCCTTGGGGCTATAGTAAATCAATTGGAAACAGATGACCCAAGACATTCTCAATCATTTTCTCCTGGGCAAGTTAATGAAAGTCCCGACAGGGATGATGATGTACCTGCCGACACATTTGGGGACTACGGAGCTTGGGATGATGATCATGATGATCAATCAAGTGTGATAGATGAGGAGGCTATTCATAATCACGATACAACGTTCCCAAGCCAGCATGAAGTTCCTTATGTGGTAGATATTTCATTGCTTCAATCTCATCATCGGACTTTTTCATGTTTCAACATGTCAGAATGAAAGTTATGTGACAGCATGAATCACTTTGCAGGGTGACAAACAGTCATATGTTTATGACCCCGATGAGGATGACAGAACTGAGGAAGTTGATAGCTATTTGTTTTTAAGTTTGGGGTTTTCAACCAAGCAAAATGCTTGGGCAGGTCCAAATCATTGGAAATTCCGGAAATCAAAAGGTCAAATTTAGGCTTCACCATGCACATGAACTGGTTTCTCTTTTTGGCTCGTCTCTTTCTTTGAAACGAAATGGTGACTTCTTCTGCAGAACCTGAGGTTCCAGCTGAGGAAAGTGGATCACCAAAGGCGAAGAAAACGAAAACCAAGAAAGCAGATCTGGATATTGATTTTTCAAACAGTATTGACACTGATATTTCGCAATTAATTGCTCCTCCAAAGAATCCAAAATCCCTATTACTTCCAGCAAATAGAGCACCTTGCAACACCAGACTTCCTGAAGACTGTCACTACCAACCAGAGGATCTCGTGAAGCTGTTTTTGCTACCCCATGTTTTGGTAAACTTACAACATCTCTCATAGTGCGCTTACCTTTTCCATTAGTAGGGAAGATACAGTAATATCTGTTTTGTTGTATTTGGCTGCAGTGCCTTGGAAAGAATAGAAAGAAGAAAACTGGTAAGTTTACAGTTATGCTTTGTTGTGTATTGTTATTTAATGCCTTGTTTACTTATTTCTAACAAGGATACAAAAGTATTGATACAGATAAGAATGAGATAGACCGTTGGACTATGTATATCAACCATAAAACGAATTATCTGCTTGTTTGTTTCTCTCATCACATGCGGAGGTAGTAAGATACTAATTCTTGTGGTCAGATAATGAAAATCAACAAAGAGATGGGTTTGGAGCAATGCCATCTTGGGATGATGGAGATGATTTTGGTGGTGGCATGGATGATggacatggttatagtgatgctGAAGAGCCAACAAGCACCCTTGTTTCTCAACCTCGACAGGTTTGTTGGTCTATCAACATGTCTTAGTCTGTCTTACCTCTCTCTCATATACTTGAATCAAGGTGACTTGATTGTACTCAGGTGAGCAAGGTTGAGGTCCAGTATGATAAGACTTCGAAACAAGTAGATGTTCATGCGCTAAAGGAAACGCTATGGGGCCATATACAACTGAATCAAAGCCCAGTTGAGGTAACTAATTTAGACTTTATAGACTCTTATTCCACCACAGCTGCAGTAACACAAACTTGTATAACAAACTTGCCTTTTCAGGAAGAGGCACGGAGTGAAGAGTCTATCTCCTTCAAGCGAGTCTTGGCCGATTTCCCAGATAGCTGCAGAGCAGCAGCATCTGTTAATGACATCTCAACACATTTGTGCTTCATATGCCTTTTACATCTAGCAAACGAGCATGAGCTGCAGATCCTCGGCTCCCCCACCTTGGACGACCTCAGCATACACCTCAAACCCCAAAACTAGCCAACACGATTTGACTTTTAAGGTAACCTCGAAGCTCCACCTAGTTAGCATTGCTGCATTTTTTGTGCGGGTTGTGTAGAGTTCTCGTCGTGGGAAATCGACGTAACCTCCCGCATAACAAGACAAGGGTAGTTTTAGTCTTGTATTATTGTCCATCGAAGGCATTATAATTGATCAGGAGCAAGAGTGTTTGCCTCTGATGTTTattgtgttttgttgtgttatcttaaaaaaaacttttttatGTAAGTATAATTTGTGAATTATGCTTcgtttcaaatttaaattatcTTTCCACTTTTCttgattattttaaataaagttATACAATAAATACGTAGTAATATCAACTCATTTAAATCCTAATCCTTTCTTAAAAAAggattttgttaattaattcaCTACATAGAAAATCCAATCGAAcacaaaatcaaatatttacCTTATTTATCATTATCCAAACAAACTAAGTACTTTATCTAATCTATTAACAAGGGTGCGCAAGTCCTAAATTCTATTCCAAATAGAATAAGAAATACATTTAATTTCGcatgtatatattaattagtgATGATAACATGAAACATAAGTCCAAGTTAGCGATGGATCCACTCCTTTCCCAAGCTCTCCGACTGGTCCGTGAAGTAAAGTCTGCCTCCGCCGCAGACGGCCGCGACACCTACGGCGAATTCCTCCGTATCCTGGAACAATACCGCGGAAGAACCATCGATCCTTCCATGGTTGTTTACTCCGTCCAAACCCTCCTCTCCGACCACCCAGACCTACTCGCCGGCTTCAGCCATTTCACGCCGCGCCTCCATTCCCCCCCGGCCGGGATCACATGCTCGGAGTTCCTGAACCGGGTTAATCTCCGGGCCAGCGTGGATTTCATAAACCGGGTCAAAAACCGGTTCGACGGCGGGCAGCGCTACCTCGAGTTCCTCGACTGCATGCAAGCATGCTCACGCGGCGAAATCGACGCGGAGGCCGTCCGCGAGAAGACAGCCGGGATGTTCGGGAGGAAAAGCAGCGACCTCCACCGCGAGCTCGAGAGATTCCTCCTGCGGCCCCGCCTAGCCGGTTggtcgaggaagaggaaggccGAGCAAATCCAACgagcggaggaggaggaggagagggaGGATTTAGAGATTGAAAAGAGGATGGAGAGTTTGGAGGGGGCGCGGAGGAATGCGGGGAAGCTGTACGTGGCCGTGTGTGTGGGGAGGGTGGCGGCAGGGAGggttcaggtgaagaagcatTTTACGGAGGGGGATTTGATGTGCCTGGGGAGAGAGGGAATGGGGGAGGACTTTCTAGATGGTCTTAGCCGTGGTCGTCATCTTTTGGGGAAGTTGTCGGAGATGGAGAATCGTCTGATTCAGAGGAAGGAGGCGTTGGAGAAGTGTTTGATTCAGAAGAAGGCGTTGGAGAAAGTGGATATACAAGGTGTTGGTGATATCCAATAAATTTATTTCGACATTTCTAAGAATTCTTTGTTTGTGATTAGTATGATGTATGTAGTTTGATTCCATTTGTTACCATTGTAGTTAGTATGTTATGCTATGtaagtttttattttctttattaagATTTCCTATGTTGTTTATATTTGGTTTGGTTTTaaggttttaattttataaattatatataaaaaaaatagtgctCAATTGGAttacttatttatttcttaGAAGTAGCAATAGATAAAATAGTAAATTTGGGTGTtagtattatgtaattttaaataacATCCAAATTTACTATTTTATCAATAATAAGGAAATTTGATACTGCTAAAAACTGTAATGCACAAACAACTAGATTTTGCAATTATCAACAACAAACTAAGATAACTCAAGTAAATTAAGGGTTCAAAATCTAACATCTGCAGCAAAATAACACGGGACCCCAAACAGACATCATCTCGACACATTTTCCATTTGGTAATGAATAAACACCCTCTGCATCCTAATACATACAATGATGTGTGTGTTCTCCGCGCTACATTCATGGTCGTGCACGACACAAGGAGGCGGATAGTTAAGTATCTTAGTCAGTGCAGACGCGGGAAACAATTAACAGAAGTAGCCATAGATAGTGAAAGAAAGCCTCTGGCTTTTTTTTCATGGTTCAGCATCTCTCTGCACTGTACATTTCCATGGTACAACAATAATGCTAGAGCTACTATGTGCTGCTATGCAAGAAAAGCGAACAACCTCGTGATGATGCATCCCCACCAATGTGTCACCTCTTCCTGCGCTTTGGCTCCACCTAGTAATGAAAATCGAAAAAACAAGTGTGGTTAAACTTCAGAAACAAGAATTTTAAAGGCTAATTTGAATTGTGCACAAATTGCAAACGAGCTGTTTTTGTCGTTGACAGCGAATGGCACAATCGAGATGGGGTAACCGTAAGCAGAAAGATTCATATTTTGCTATGTAAGGAGGCACGGGATCAACTTCATTTGCTAAGAATAACGGAATATTTATGAAAAAACGTTACAGGCTCTTATCATGCGAGCCAATAGTAAAAGTGGTTTAACTTTTCATGTAAGGAACATTCCAAGAGGCCCGTGTTAAGTATCGTACTAGCAAGTCTGATCTCTGAAAGTAGTCAAAATGGTTTTCGAAACATACTATCACTTCTTCAACTGTTGCCTTTTTCAACCTTTCTAGTTAAATACAGTACCCCACTAGTCTATTTTTCAGCAATATTCAGCATTGAGAAATGAATCCGGGTTATCACATGACCATTGTTATATTATAAACGTGTTCGAAAGCCACAATTACATAACTTAAACAGAGAAGCATCTGTTACCTTTCCCTCATCATCAGATGAGACCAGGGAAGAGTTCAATGACCTTTTGGCGTCATTATCTGATGAACAATCAGAGCATAAGAAATGGTCCAATTTCTTCGCTTCTTCAATGGCCATGCCCATACATGAAGGATGAAACCTTCAAAAGAAGATTCGTTAAAAACTTTAAATTGTCTTCGGTTACAATATTACAAAAGGCAAACTCATAGttcaccacccaacactcaGTAACCGTTTATAGCTCATGTCCTCGACATAGGAAGTGTAAACAGCTAAACCAAACAATTACACATCTATATCATCTCCAAATTTAAGTGCTATAAGTTAAATCTAACTGCAAAACTTGGATAGCTGCCGAAAAGAAACCTTCTAGCTCTTCTACTAGGCACCCTGAAAATCTTTAAAGATAATAAAGGATCAAatatatgattaaaaaaatactatgaattaCAGTGCTCTAACAAATGGCTTTTTTCTACAGAAATGTGTGATTCATTTTAATTACTGCATATGCAGAAGTGCAATGATCACTTTCATCCACACATCTATTGTTATGataaaatgcaataattttgcTTCATTCtgcaactcacattttagaacTTTCACTTCCTATTACAATAGCTTGTCTTTGTATTTATCTAGTGTGgttcaattttaattaatttttggattacaagtttaaattttgaattatgaACACATAAAAAGCcctttaaataacaaaattttcaGATCTCGAGACACAATGCTATtctaataattaatataatatttgtaAACATTTGATTTATAAAAGGTGTATTTCTAATCAAACAATATACTATCAACAATCAACATTATACATCTAAGTTCCTCCTAATAACCAATAGAAAACGAGAAACAAAGTACGATTAACATGAATGAGTTAATTCTTTTAGTTTCAGTAATTCCTAAATCCTAATATACATTCCCTATAATTTTCTCTTTCAAAATTTCAGACATTGTTTCATTCGCTTTagaattttagttttatttgctTTTAGTCATGATGTCTTATTTGAACTTTGTAGATGGTAAAGGGAACATTTTTAATCTTTCTAAAGCGATTAAAACTAAAAGCATCAACTATTAGAATTAAGGAAGAAACTAAAGCGATTAAAACTAAAAGCATCTACAAAGTCCAACATAAAATAAGttataaaaactaaaacaaaaataagaCATCATGACTAAAAGCAAGTAAACTAAAATTCTAAACTCTAAAGCGACTTGAACGTTCTAAAACGTGAGTTGCAGAAACCAAGGAaatttatgcattatttatcattaCTATAAAGGTGTGGATGAGAATGATCATTGCACTTTCTGCATATgcattaaataaaatgaatcatGCATTTCTGTAAGGTGTatccaaacacacatttaaTTAACGCGTTTTTAAACACACACCATATTTTTAAGTCCAAAAAGAAGTTTCCCCTTCCAAGAATCTATATCCTATTTTTACcttaaagtagaaaaaaaccCTAAGAAATCCAAAATTCTTAATTCACACAATCCAGGCACCGAGAATGTTGTCAACAGTAAAACAACTATTTACACAATGCTATTTTAGTGAACTATTAGAATTTTCATAAGAATTGTAGAAAGAAGCAAACATCTAGCACTTCACTTGCTCATAGAATATAGAAGGAAGCTTGCTCATAGAATACAGAAGTATCGTACCAGTCCTTGCATCCCTCACACTGCACCATGAGATCATCGGGGTTATAAGGCATCTCACATTTGCAATACCTACAAATATGACACAAGCTAATAAGTTGCTTGAATTATTAGAAAAGCTAACATTCActtctttattttaatactgATCCACTGAATCTTCAAATTTTTATCACTCACACAGCCACACGGTCGGGAGTAAACCCTCCAGTTGCAGCCTTGTACTCAAACCTACAAAAGTAATCCTCTGTGCCAACATTCTCAAGCTTCGTGTAGTTCTTGAAGGTATGTACAATGCACTTTCCTTCGATCGTGTGAGCACTCTGCACATCGAAGTGGTCGGACAAGAAGAGCTCCTTCGCACCATGGAACTGCCTGCGACCCCCGATGGATTCCTCAGGGCGGTAGTACCACCTGACTCGTACTTTCACATTGTTCCGATGATCAGCTTCGATGTTCTCCACTTTGGCCACGTATGGAGCCTTGTCTGAGTCAGATGGCCTCATCAACACACAATCTCCCGCTACAACAACACCCCACATTCTTTAGtccaacaacttcaagattttaTCTCGAATGATGCAAGATATGCACACAATGCGCATGTGTAAACATATATATATCATTATAGGCATGTTGTACCCGGAAATTAACACGACCCAGGAGTTGAAACACAAAAGGACTAGTTTTTCACAAGAAACACGAGTCCAGCAAACAGACAATGAGCACAAATTCAAACTAAACTCGAGGCATACACATGTTAGCTGCACGCCCGCCACCTACAGCGCAATGCAATAGCTAAGAAAGCACCAAACACACCCCACCACTTCAAGACCAAACCAGCATCCACATAAACAACTGAAATGAAGGTAACACAAACAtctacaaataaataaaactaccaaccaactccaacaataaATTACTACTTTCACATTCTTAAATAATCAAGGTGGAGCTAAATTACTACTTTCACATTCTTAAATAACCAAGGTGGAGCAAAAAATTGACTCTAAATCGTGCGCCACATAACATAAGTCACACACATGAAAACAAACTGCGCAATAATCACAGCCCAAGATCAAATTTTTATGACCGATAGCAGCATAAAATGAACTGGGCAGTTAGCATTGAGCCCCAAAATTCCCCAAAAAAACAGTTACTAAAAAAATAGCAGCAAGAGTAAAAAATCAATACGTCTAACGACTTTGTTGGTGCCCTTGATATTGTATGAATCAAGATCCTTTTTTCCAGGCTTCGTCTTCGCCATCCCTTCTTTCTCTCAGCTGAGCAGCTCGATTGAGTGACTTCTTTATCTATTGAGAAATTGACCCAATTAAAAGATGTGCGGGATTTAGTTTTCACCCCCGAGGTGCAGGTGAATTTGGCTTGATTATgcagaaattgagattgagaagcaGAAACCCTAGAAACCAGATtcgaagagagagaaagaagggtTGGGGTGGAGGAATTTGGTGGAAGAACACTGGTTTGGAGTTCAGTCTGCCCCTGGCCGTCCCTTcttgtttttttcctttttttttctcattttaattttttattatgactTTTTTTGTGTGGAATTTCACAAAGGAACTGAAATATTTAAGTTTATACTACTAATCCACTTAGCATTCAAAGTGATAAATAATCCTCAACTCATCTAGTAAAATATTGTCCTgtcacatcagcattttatcatCCAATCTATAATCCTCAACTCATCTAGTAAAATATTCTCCTGCCACCTCAGCATTTTATCATCCAATCTATCACCAATCATCCTTAACCCATCTCAATTTCTATATCATTATctctataattattttaatttttgatgaattatcaaatactataaaataacaaaaatgaacAAAGTTTAAGGCAATTAACATAGAAAATAGGCAAacatatttcattaaaaaaaaattctacaaCCTCGTTCTGTCAGTCATCCCCATTGTCACTCAAACCTCAATTCTTGCTCCAGTTGTCGGATGAGAGCCTTGTACTTCTCTTGACTCTCGGGTTGGTTTTGGCGGCCGATGCCTTGATTATCTCGAACATCATTTTCTGCCGTTAGATCTTGACACTTTTTGCCAAATCTTCTGACCCCTCCATCGATTAGGCTTCCCATGACCCATTGGCCGCTTTAACGCTCCTTGGACCCCTCGCCTGGAATTTGGGACCTCCTTCAGGATCCACCAGCTCTCCCAGTGCTTGAACTGAGGAAAAACGACGTCTTGGGAGAAGTGCGACAGCACAGTTCTTTCACGTCGTTTAAATTCTAGCCCGCTGGTCATCGTTCGGAGGTTGTTCTTGTAGATGCCATGGAATATAGTGATGTCAGCCTTTATCCGATCCCAATGTTTGCGGAGCTGGTCCCCGTTGTGGGCCTTTGCCCAGTCAGACTCCACTGAGGTTTGCCAAAATGTTAGAGGGGTGTATAATCGGATTGTGGGTGTTGGACCTAAGCTGGTCTGAATGAATGGGTAACTTAGCATGGAAAAAGTTAATTGGGCCTATGAAATGACCACAGAAAGCCCAAATACTGATTATAGTTGAATACAAGTAGTGGTATAAGTCAATAGTTTGTTTGAAATATCCTCAACATGGCATGGTAGAAACCTTCTTATATCAAGTCTGATTAGATTTTCAGACTTGATATTTAGTAATTTTATAAACAATAGAAGTACATAATGATTTGTCTACAATCCATATAATTCAAAACCGACATTATGAGTAGTCATACCTTAATGGATTGCAtgtgaaaatgaaaatgttttAGACGTTCGGAGTTATCACACACAGTAAAATTGGTGAAAACTCCAAAGATCAAATATACTGGCTCGGCAACATGGTCGGTCAACCTTCTTACCCTGCCACGGTGTGTTTTGAAggataattataaaaaataactaccacaaaattgaaaagggcttcaATAAATACTTTAGAATGAAACTTTATACTTTCACAATTCAACACGTCTTTATTGTGTaaaacttgattttttttccaaagTCAAAACAATATTctccccttttatatattgatataaatataaatagtaaTAAAGATATAAAGCAGAAAAGCATAGTATAAAGCTAATATACCAATATACTGAGCGGAAAAGAGTAAACCTACCAAACTTTATTAATCTTCTGAAATATAAAATTCCCATAGATTACACAAAACAAAGctctatttcttattttatttaaaattatatattaaactttgattattaaataattttgatatattagaattaaaaattaatgtacaaaATGATTAATGCTAATACAGGCTAACTGATATCATTGCACATAAATAGTGCTATCATATAGTACTATACTTAGTATGTAGTGTAGTAAACTAATGACCAAAGATTAATTTATGTTACAAAATGGAGAGAAATTACTGTAGTATTAGTAATAAAATACAATCTGCTCactcaaaatacatacgaaACAAAACGTTATATGTATTACAAGAGGGAAAAAAAACAAGGATACTACTAAAAAACCGCATCCATGCTACTATAGAACATAAATTACACCAAACTTCTGTTTTTTCTTTCACAATCAACTTTCCTATAATAAACAGTATTGCACTACCACGAGCTAAGAGTTTCAGGTTTATACCAACCCGCTGCTGGGTTTCCAATCCTTCCTTTTAGGCAGCTCGTCGACATCAAGCCGTTTGTCGACTAACGTCCTGCCAAAACCACGACGGACGGAGAGACTCGGGGGTCACATGATTTATTCACACAAGACggggagaagaagaaaatgtgaTGGAGAATCCCTTTTGGACCATTCTGTCTGGCAGGGAAACACCTACCAAGAAACACATCCATTATGATCAAATTGATTATCTTCTACCAAACGAAACAAGATTTGATTCATACAGTTGGAATTTGGACTGTTTCAGTCCTCTCCACATGACATTAATACAGTATGATTTTCAATGGTGGCCCATCTCTTACAACTAATGTGTGGATGTATTTATTGTTAATAAAGAACAACTAGTTGCTGCTTTCTTACTATCAATGAAATCACATTTGCCTATGTAAAGTATAGTGCCCCCTTTCCCTTTAAGCCCTATAGAGATGTGAGATGTTTTTTTTCCAAGTTCGACTCTCAGCAACGCCCTACCTCGCCTCGTGAAAGGTAAAGTTGATATGCAAATCACATTTTCATACATATAGTGTACAGCCCTTTTATCCCTTTTGAGATGTGAGGTACTTTTTACCTAGTTCGACTCTCAATAATGCCCTACCACACCTCATGAAGGATAAAGATGGCATGTGGTGCTGTTGACAAACAAAGAGCCAGCCCTTGGCTAGGAGGGGTAAATCCCCCACCCCACCCAGTCTACATATATTCACTTAATGCTGGTTCTCAAATTATCAAAATTACAAGATACATATATTTTTGCCCCCACCAAGATATTTTGTGACTGGATGATTATTGAGGGAGAATTAGGTGGCAAGTTGATGCTATACCTAATAATCTCTTAGCCCTCTTGAGATGTGGGGTGTTTTTTACCAAGTTCGACTCTCACATACGCCCTACCACGCCTCGTGTAAGATAAAGATGGTACAGTACGCGGTGTTGTATGACACACAATAGACAATCGCAGGGGCAGTGCCAGCCTTTGGTTAGGACCAGCGAATGCCCCCCTCACCCCCAACTCTAGATTTGCACCCAAATTTcccccaatatatatatatatata
This region includes:
- the LOC121743503 gene encoding chromatin remodeling protein EBS-like is translated as MAKTKPGKKDLDSYNIKGTNKVVRPGDCVLMRPSDSDKAPYVAKVENIEADHRNNVKVRVRWYYRPEESIGGRRQFHGAKELFLSDHFDVQSAHTIEGKCIVHTFKNYTKLENVGTEDYFCRFEYKAATGGFTPDRVAVYCKCEMPYNPDDLMVQCEGCKDWFHPSCMGMAIEEAKKLDHFLCSDCSSDNDAKRSLNSSLVSSDDEGKVEPKRRKR
- the LOC121746166 gene encoding condensin complex subunit 2-like, whose product is MGETLSPISKQRAPFSPIKSPLFSNDDKLERAQARAARAAAIRRKPTVVSSSISPDNDSCLGKDQILDLFHNCIKLASENKINQKNTWELKLIDHLCEIITVEDDDGDTETNFQKASCTLEAGVKIYSMRVDSVHSEAYKVLGGINRVGLEDEKDGAVEDGNVTAGKGEDDEKKEQGRKLSPLSTLEPSFASINVKKFDVAFAVDPLYHQTSAQFDEGGAKGLLLNNLGVYGNCQVLFDSLEVPGKCSSPVARDAGAEIIDLSFASECIEQMVSDMLKSSEISPSLGAIVNQLETDDPRHSQSFSPGQVNESPDRDDDVPADTFGDYGAWDDDHDDQSSVIDEEAIHNHDTTFPSQHEVPYVGDKQSYVYDPDEDDRTEEVDSYLFLSLGFSTKQNAWAGPNHWKFRKSKEPEVPAEESGSPKAKKTKTKKADLDIDFSNSIDTDISQLIAPPKNPKSLLLPANRAPCNTRLPEDCHYQPEDLVKLFLLPHVLCLGKNRKKKTDNENQQRDGFGAMPSWDDGDDFGGGMDDGHGYSDAEEPTSTLVSQPRQVSKVEVQYDKTSKQVDVHALKETLWGHIQLNQSPVEEEARSEESISFKRVLADFPDSCRAAASVNDISTHLCFICLLHLANEHELQILGSPTLDDLSIHLKPQN